One genomic region from Deltaproteobacteria bacterium encodes:
- a CDS encoding AAA family ATPase: MTARNEGSGFDHAWFLGAAFGGGNEDQSERFIREGIWEHNFQDRYIDEVKSIRSGDRIAIKATYTRKNDLPFDNRGRLVQVMAIKAVGIVTANPGDGRRILVEWTPVVPPREWYFYAHLPTVWKVVAGEWKSDSLLRFVFDDEPQDIDRFRNAPYWADRYGDQPKDADRFAWSTFYTEFADRLLAFRDDRQPLISAIHELSKLEVPLRVEDRFSDDSSGHLRDICPFTTFGLFNRGISDDNRRRIARLLGDAIGVTAPVPESFEGIPVLSNFRSWFFPFATTRSADHIDVLWRVLSDALDCADSGDSTSRQRFADSFDAAIALPEVGPMLTIGLYWVRPWHYPPLDGPSYSFITGEMKIEVDKPLLDGAAYLSLGKRLEAVLMDEDSRINSLPELSAAAFNSARMPAEEPVRSEHVDESEEAENEGETEADDGKPYSVEDIIGDGCFLGAARLETMLERLRDKKNLILQGPPGTGKTWLAKRLAYALIGRKSESRVRPFQFHPNLSYE; the protein is encoded by the coding sequence GTGACTGCGAGAAACGAAGGCTCCGGTTTCGATCACGCCTGGTTCCTTGGCGCCGCGTTCGGCGGCGGGAACGAAGATCAGTCCGAGCGCTTCATTCGCGAGGGTATCTGGGAGCACAATTTTCAGGATCGCTACATCGACGAAGTGAAGTCGATCCGATCTGGAGATCGGATCGCGATCAAAGCCACATACACGAGAAAAAACGACTTGCCGTTCGACAATCGTGGACGGCTGGTCCAGGTCATGGCGATAAAGGCCGTCGGAATCGTCACAGCCAATCCGGGGGACGGCCGTCGCATCCTCGTTGAGTGGACACCGGTAGTTCCACCTCGCGAGTGGTACTTCTATGCTCACCTACCTACAGTTTGGAAGGTTGTCGCCGGGGAGTGGAAGAGCGACAGTCTTCTACGATTTGTCTTCGATGATGAGCCCCAGGACATTGACAGATTTCGCAATGCCCCGTACTGGGCGGACAGGTACGGCGATCAGCCAAAGGACGCCGACCGATTTGCTTGGTCCACCTTCTACACGGAGTTCGCCGATCGCCTTCTTGCCTTCCGCGATGACCGTCAGCCTCTGATCTCCGCGATACACGAGTTGTCCAAGCTTGAAGTTCCGCTACGCGTGGAGGACCGATTCTCCGATGACTCCTCTGGCCACCTCCGAGACATCTGTCCCTTCACCACTTTCGGTCTGTTCAACCGCGGGATATCCGATGACAATCGCCGGAGAATTGCAAGGCTTCTGGGCGATGCCATCGGCGTCACGGCACCGGTGCCGGAGTCCTTCGAGGGGATTCCCGTCCTGAGCAACTTCCGTTCGTGGTTCTTCCCCTTCGCCACTACGCGCTCTGCGGACCACATAGACGTCCTTTGGCGAGTGTTGTCCGACGCGCTCGATTGTGCGGATAGCGGCGACTCGACCAGTCGACAGAGGTTTGCGGATTCCTTCGATGCTGCTATCGCCCTGCCTGAGGTCGGACCGATGTTGACCATCGGACTCTACTGGGTGAGGCCTTGGCACTATCCGCCACTGGATGGACCTTCATATTCGTTCATCACCGGCGAGATGAAAATCGAGGTCGACAAGCCCCTACTCGATGGAGCGGCGTATCTCTCCTTGGGGAAGAGGCTCGAAGCGGTGTTGATGGACGAAGACTCGCGAATTAACTCGCTCCCCGAGCTGTCGGCAGCCGCCTTCAACAGCGCTCGGATGCCGGCGGAGGAGCCGGTGCGATCGGAGCACGTCGATGAGAGCGAAGAGGCGGAGAACGAGGGGGAGACCGAGGCGGATGACGGCAAGCCGTATTCGGTCGAGGACATCATTGGCGACGGGTGTTTCCTCGGGGCGGCTCGGCTCGAGACGATGCTCGAACGACTACGGGACAAGAAGAATCTCATCCTGCAGGGGCCACCGGGTACGGGGAAGACGTGGTTGGCCAAGCGGCTGGCGTACGCGCTGATCGGACGCAAGTCGGAGAGCCGGGTCCGGCCGTTCCAGTTCCATCCGAACCTCTCCTACGAG
- a CDS encoding type II toxin-antitoxin system Phd/YefM family antitoxin, whose translation MTSESLRVVRDRFSEFIERVHAHHERVVVTRNGSPAAVLMSPEDLESLEETLAILGDSDALRELAEAERAHAEGDVVRGVDAVRALRP comes from the coding sequence ATGACGAGTGAATCACTGCGGGTCGTGAGGGATCGGTTCTCGGAGTTCATCGAGCGGGTGCACGCACACCACGAGCGGGTCGTCGTCACGCGCAACGGCTCGCCGGCCGCGGTGCTGATGAGCCCTGAGGACCTCGAGTCGCTTGAGGAGACCTTGGCGATCCTCGGCGACAGCGACGCTCTCCGGGAACTCGCCGAGGCGGAGCGCGCTCACGCCGAGGGCGATGTGGTGCGCGGCGTCGACGCTGTCCGGGCACTCAGGCCTTGA
- a CDS encoding type II toxin-antitoxin system RelE/ParE family toxin — protein MTAGEPYQIIVARRAARTIAEQLPASVAAAVVELITGPLLDNPRRLGVALRNELDGLWSVRRGAHRIVYRNDDARREVVILRVGHRREVYRPD, from the coding sequence TTGACCGCAGGTGAGCCGTACCAGATCATCGTCGCCCGGCGTGCTGCCAGGACCATCGCGGAACAACTCCCGGCGTCCGTGGCCGCAGCGGTCGTCGAGTTGATAACGGGACCCCTGCTCGACAACCCCCGTCGCCTCGGCGTGGCGTTGCGAAACGAGTTGGACGGCCTGTGGAGCGTCCGCCGCGGCGCCCACCGCATCGTCTACCGGAACGACGATGCCCGGCGCGAGGTCGTGATACTCCGGGTCGGCCACCGCCGGGAGGTCTACCGGCCCGACTGA